A genomic window from Qipengyuania oceanensis includes:
- a CDS encoding serine aminopeptidase domain-containing protein, whose amino-acid sequence MDRAAIADPQAVTAATAETVTLAVREGRTTELTIWSPAKPRGIAIFSTGMGSWPERYERAARMLNEEGFVVVAPLHVDSQRSPDLGKFSMQESLVERVADLQASAAYASLRFAGLPMIAVGHSYGALLSMGEGGAFAGMIPMRIPQVRAVLAFSSPARIPGLVSEQAYSTIEVPVMMITGTADTIPAQMGYANTAADHLLPIESTKTSAYAVTVQDADHGLVDDANLLARAAPAIRLFLQGHGLDDKQAVARLTAWKAHAGDEFVVKGSKR is encoded by the coding sequence ATGGACCGGGCAGCAATCGCAGACCCACAGGCGGTCACGGCCGCGACGGCGGAGACGGTCACTCTTGCGGTACGCGAAGGCCGGACGACCGAACTAACCATCTGGTCGCCCGCCAAACCGCGCGGAATTGCGATCTTCTCGACCGGGATGGGTTCTTGGCCGGAACGGTATGAACGCGCTGCACGCATGCTAAACGAAGAGGGCTTCGTCGTTGTCGCCCCGTTGCACGTGGACTCCCAGCGAAGCCCCGATCTCGGCAAGTTCTCGATGCAGGAAAGCCTGGTTGAACGGGTTGCCGACTTGCAGGCGAGCGCGGCATACGCCTCCCTGCGATTTGCCGGCCTGCCGATGATCGCCGTTGGCCATAGTTACGGCGCTTTGCTTTCGATGGGAGAAGGCGGCGCGTTCGCCGGCATGATTCCGATGCGAATACCGCAGGTTCGCGCAGTGCTGGCTTTCTCTTCTCCCGCGCGCATTCCGGGCCTTGTCAGCGAGCAGGCATATTCGACGATCGAGGTTCCGGTAATGATGATCACGGGCACCGCCGATACGATCCCGGCGCAGATGGGATATGCCAATACTGCTGCCGATCATCTGCTGCCGATCGAAAGTACGAAGACGTCGGCTTACGCGGTGACGGTGCAGGATGCCGATCACGGGCTGGTCGACGACGCGAACCTTCTTGCCCGAGCGGCACCGGCGATCCGGCTCTTCCTGCAGGGACATGGTCTCGACGATAAGCAAGCCGTCGCGCGGCTCACGGCCTGGAAGGCTCACGCCGGAGACGAGTTCGTGGTGAAGGGGTCGAAGCGATGA
- a CDS encoding alpha-ketoacid dehydrogenase subunit beta — MSTEVKEALATSNGTERRLNMIEAINEALDIMLARDPDVIIMGEDVGYFGGVFRCTAGLQEKHGKTRVFDTPISECGIIGVAVGMGAYGLRPVPEIQFADYIYPGLDQLISEAARLRYRSATEFIAPMTVRSPFGGGIFGGQTHSQSPEALFTHVSGLKTVIPSTPYDAKGLLIAAIEDNDPVIFFEPKRIYNGPFSGYYDKPVEPWKRHDASVVPEDYYRIPLGKARTVREGDALTILTYGTMVHVAEAVCREKGCDADILDLRTLVPLDIEAIEASVEKTGRCLIVHEATRTSGFGAELSALVTERCFYHLEAPVERVTGFDTPYPHSLEWAYFPGPVRIGEAIDKILSE; from the coding sequence ATGAGCACGGAAGTGAAAGAGGCTTTGGCGACGTCGAACGGCACCGAACGACGGCTCAACATGATCGAGGCGATCAACGAGGCGCTCGACATCATGCTCGCGCGCGATCCGGACGTTATCATCATGGGCGAGGATGTCGGGTATTTCGGCGGCGTATTCCGTTGTACCGCCGGCCTGCAGGAGAAACACGGCAAGACCCGGGTGTTCGACACGCCGATCTCTGAATGCGGAATCATCGGCGTTGCCGTCGGCATGGGCGCCTACGGCCTCAGGCCCGTTCCGGAAATCCAGTTCGCCGATTACATCTATCCCGGGCTCGACCAGCTCATCAGCGAGGCGGCGCGCCTGCGGTATCGCTCGGCGACGGAATTCATCGCCCCGATGACGGTGCGCTCGCCCTTCGGCGGGGGCATTTTCGGCGGGCAGACGCACAGCCAGAGCCCCGAGGCGCTGTTCACCCACGTATCGGGTCTCAAGACCGTGATTCCCTCGACGCCTTACGACGCCAAGGGCCTGCTGATTGCCGCGATCGAGGATAATGATCCGGTCATCTTCTTCGAACCCAAGCGGATCTACAACGGACCGTTCTCGGGCTATTACGACAAGCCGGTCGAGCCGTGGAAGCGACACGACGCGAGCGTGGTCCCGGAAGACTATTACCGCATACCGCTCGGCAAGGCGCGCACCGTGCGCGAAGGCGATGCGCTGACCATCCTGACCTACGGCACAATGGTCCATGTCGCCGAGGCGGTGTGCCGCGAGAAGGGCTGCGATGCGGACATCCTCGACCTGCGCACGCTCGTCCCGCTCGATATCGAGGCGATCGAGGCCAGCGTCGAGAAGACCGGCCGTTGCCTGATCGTCCATGAGGCGACCCGGACCAGCGGTTTCGGCGCGGAGCTTTCGGCCCTTGTTACCGAGCGGTGCTTCTATCACCTCGAAGCTCCGGTCGAACGCGTGACCGGCTTCGACACGCCCTATCCCCACAGCCTCGAATGGGCCTATTTCCCCGGCCCGGTCCGTATCGGCGAGGCCATCGACAAGATCCTGAGCGAGTAA
- a CDS encoding 5-formyltetrahydrofolate cyclo-ligase — protein MDKSSLRTQLRATRAAHVAALPDTTRALIFLRPPGAVQELVPDDAVVGLYHATKNEAPAGAYARFFAERGHTIALPRFTGREAPMDFALHQDPFDKGDLVETPSGIMQPGPRAQTLVPDVLFVPLLGFTERGERIGQGAGHYDRWLAEHPNTVTIGMAWDAQLVDELPTEAHDVPLTAVVTPTRLYGPFDRSMS, from the coding sequence ATGGACAAATCTTCGCTTCGCACACAGCTGCGCGCCACGCGGGCGGCCCATGTCGCCGCCTTGCCCGATACGACGCGCGCGCTGATCTTCCTGCGTCCGCCCGGCGCGGTGCAGGAGCTTGTGCCAGACGATGCGGTCGTCGGCCTTTATCACGCGACGAAAAACGAAGCCCCTGCAGGTGCTTACGCGCGCTTCTTCGCCGAGCGTGGCCACACCATCGCCCTGCCCCGCTTCACGGGCCGCGAAGCGCCCATGGACTTTGCGCTTCACCAGGATCCTTTCGATAAAGGCGATCTCGTTGAAACTCCATCCGGTATCATGCAACCGGGACCAAGAGCGCAGACGCTGGTTCCGGACGTGCTGTTCGTCCCGTTGCTCGGCTTCACCGAACGCGGCGAACGGATCGGCCAGGGCGCGGGCCACTATGATCGCTGGCTCGCTGAACATCCAAACACGGTCACGATCGGCATGGCCTGGGACGCGCAACTCGTCGACGAATTGCCTACCGAAGCGCACGACGTGCCGCTTACCGCGGTAGTCACCCCTACCCGCCTCTATGGCCCCTTCGACCGGAGCATGTCATGA
- a CDS encoding DUF2842 domain-containing protein, giving the protein MRTEPTWRIPVGILLLLAALLIYGIVIARYVPHAIGNWPTLVQTVVYLVLGLIWLLPLRRFLIWMETGRWSAPPTD; this is encoded by the coding sequence ATGAGAACCGAACCGACCTGGCGCATTCCCGTGGGCATCTTGCTGCTGCTCGCAGCACTGCTGATCTACGGCATCGTGATCGCGCGCTATGTTCCACACGCGATCGGCAACTGGCCGACCCTCGTGCAGACGGTCGTCTATCTGGTTCTCGGACTGATCTGGCTACTGCCCTTGCGCCGCTTCCTGATCTGGATGGAGACCGGCCGCTGGAGCGCGCCCCCGACCGACTGA
- a CDS encoding dihydrolipoamide acetyltransferase family protein — MAKFTFNMPDVGEGVAEAEIVDWHVKVGDTVSEDQHLVDVMTDKATIDIESPVDGKVLEVAGEVGDTIAVGSMLLVIETQGDVEVEEDSPAETTPAPAPKDEDVVERIEVETSDASDADDAIAADPDPQPLPEPTPAPAPQSHAKVLASPAVRARAKDLGVDLSQVKPAGDGRVRHADLDSFLSYNGGFSAGGATRSDEEIKVIGLRKRIAQNMAASKRSIPHFSYVEEVDVTELERLRAQLNSAKGDRLKLTMLPLLITAICKLVPEFPMINARYDDEANVVTRHGSVHLGMATQTDGGLMVPVIRDAQAKNLWQLAREITRLAEAARDGSAKSEELSGSTLTITSLGPLGGVATTPVINRPEVAIIGPNRIIERPMFVSDGNGGERIEKRKLMNISISCDHRVVDGWDAASFIQEMKKLIEAPARLLAD, encoded by the coding sequence ATGGCAAAGTTCACATTCAACATGCCCGATGTCGGCGAAGGCGTTGCCGAGGCGGAAATCGTCGACTGGCACGTCAAGGTCGGCGATACCGTCAGCGAAGACCAGCACCTGGTCGACGTGATGACAGACAAGGCGACCATCGACATCGAAAGCCCGGTCGACGGCAAGGTTCTGGAAGTCGCGGGCGAAGTCGGCGACACGATCGCGGTCGGCTCGATGCTGCTGGTGATCGAGACCCAAGGCGATGTCGAGGTCGAGGAAGACTCACCTGCCGAGACCACGCCTGCTCCCGCGCCGAAGGATGAAGACGTGGTCGAGCGAATTGAGGTCGAGACGTCGGATGCGAGCGATGCCGACGATGCGATTGCTGCCGATCCCGACCCGCAGCCGCTGCCTGAGCCGACCCCGGCACCTGCGCCGCAATCGCACGCGAAAGTGCTGGCCTCGCCCGCAGTCCGTGCGCGAGCGAAGGACCTTGGCGTCGACCTGTCGCAGGTGAAGCCGGCCGGCGATGGCCGCGTTCGCCATGCGGATCTCGATAGCTTCCTGTCCTACAACGGCGGATTCTCCGCCGGTGGAGCCACGCGATCGGACGAGGAAATCAAGGTTATCGGCCTGCGCAAGCGCATCGCGCAGAACATGGCAGCCTCCAAGCGTTCGATCCCGCATTTCTCCTACGTCGAGGAAGTCGATGTCACGGAATTGGAGCGGCTGCGCGCCCAGCTGAACAGCGCGAAGGGCGATCGCCTGAAGCTAACGATGCTCCCGCTGCTGATCACCGCTATCTGCAAGCTGGTCCCCGAGTTCCCGATGATCAACGCTCGCTACGATGACGAGGCCAATGTCGTGACGCGGCACGGATCGGTCCATCTCGGCATGGCGACCCAGACAGATGGCGGGCTGATGGTCCCCGTGATCCGGGATGCGCAGGCGAAGAACCTGTGGCAGCTCGCTCGGGAAATCACGCGCCTGGCCGAAGCTGCGCGCGACGGTTCGGCGAAATCGGAGGAACTGTCTGGATCGACGCTGACGATCACCTCGCTCGGCCCGCTTGGCGGAGTAGCGACGACACCGGTCATCAACCGGCCGGAAGTCGCGATCATCGGCCCCAATCGCATCATCGAGCGGCCGATGTTCGTCAGCGACGGAAATGGCGGCGAGCGCATCGAGAAGCGCAAGCTGATGAATATCTCCATCAGTTGCGATCATCGCGTCGTCGACGGCTGGGATGCCGCCAGCTTCATCCAGGAGATGAAGAAGCTGATTGAAGCGCCGGCGAGGTTGCTCGCCGACTGA
- a CDS encoding MFS transporter has translation MVSREGVAGAELAPPATIGLKSAYGFGAAAFGIKNNGFDYFLLLFYGTVVGLEPGLVGLAILIALCADALSDPLVGYWSDNLHSKWGRRHPFMYAAAIPVALSYFLLWNPPDWGQTGLFVYLTLIAILIRTFITFYETPSSALIPELSTDYDERTSLQSFRMFFAWTGGNVMSVLMFGILLTGPLGMRDREAFETYGIIASVLIFIAIMVSALGTHSRIPYLHRPVARGERYSVRRIFREMIETLSEKSFIALFFSTVIFAIASGLSAALAFLMLNYFWGFSEFQIFIWTCTVFFSAAIGFIVAPWASRRWGKKKATMILGVLAFTIQPAPVLARLAGLMPENGDPLLFPLVLAINVVDLSLIIAVTTTAYAMIADLVESNQLRTGRRNEGVYYASLTFTRKTTQGLGVLAAGLILSIVQFPEGAEPSSVAPQILWNLGAFYAPTLLVLWLSALWCISRYRIDKAGHEENLRQLAERDVRA, from the coding sequence ATGGTATCACGCGAAGGTGTTGCAGGCGCGGAGCTTGCGCCTCCGGCAACGATCGGCCTGAAATCGGCGTATGGCTTCGGCGCAGCCGCATTCGGGATCAAGAACAACGGCTTCGATTATTTCCTGCTGCTTTTCTATGGCACCGTCGTCGGGCTCGAGCCGGGCCTCGTAGGTCTCGCCATCCTGATCGCATTGTGCGCCGATGCCCTTTCGGACCCCTTGGTCGGTTACTGGTCCGACAATCTCCATTCGAAATGGGGCCGTCGACACCCCTTCATGTATGCCGCCGCGATCCCCGTGGCGCTCAGCTATTTCCTGCTCTGGAACCCGCCGGACTGGGGTCAGACCGGATTGTTCGTCTACCTCACGCTTATCGCGATCCTGATCCGGACGTTCATCACCTTCTACGAAACTCCCAGTTCGGCGCTGATCCCCGAGTTGAGCACCGATTACGACGAGCGCACGAGTCTTCAGTCGTTCCGCATGTTCTTCGCCTGGACCGGCGGCAACGTGATGAGCGTGCTGATGTTCGGCATCTTGCTGACCGGACCGCTCGGAATGCGCGACCGCGAGGCTTTCGAGACCTACGGCATTATCGCCAGCGTGCTGATCTTCATCGCCATCATGGTCTCCGCGCTGGGCACGCATAGCCGCATCCCCTATCTCCACCGACCGGTTGCTCGCGGCGAACGCTACAGCGTGCGGCGAATCTTTCGCGAGATGATCGAGACGCTGAGCGAGAAGAGCTTCATCGCCCTGTTCTTTTCGACCGTAATCTTCGCAATCGCGAGCGGCCTGTCCGCGGCGCTTGCCTTCCTGATGCTCAATTACTTCTGGGGATTCTCCGAATTCCAGATCTTCATCTGGACCTGCACGGTGTTCTTCTCGGCAGCGATAGGCTTCATCGTCGCGCCCTGGGCAAGCCGGCGCTGGGGCAAGAAGAAGGCGACGATGATCCTCGGCGTTCTCGCCTTCACTATCCAGCCCGCACCGGTCCTTGCGCGCCTCGCCGGGCTGATGCCGGAAAACGGCGATCCGCTGCTCTTCCCCCTGGTGCTGGCGATCAACGTCGTCGACCTCTCGCTGATCATCGCGGTGACCACAACGGCCTATGCGATGATCGCCGACCTCGTCGAGTCCAACCAACTGAGGACCGGTCGCCGTAACGAGGGGGTCTATTACGCCTCGCTCACCTTTACCCGGAAGACGACGCAGGGCCTCGGCGTGCTCGCCGCGGGCCTGATCCTCTCCATCGTGCAGTTTCCCGAAGGTGCCGAACCGTCGAGCGTGGCGCCGCAGATCCTGTGGAACCTCGGCGCGTTCTATGCCCCCACCCTGCTGGTGCTGTGGCTGAGCGCGCTGTGGTGCATCTCGCGCTACAGGATCGACAAGGCCGGCCACGAGGAGAACCTGCGCCAGCTGGCCGAACGAGACGTCCGCGCGTGA
- the tkt gene encoding transketolase encodes MSLDPARLAPMANAVRALSMDAVQAANSGHPGMPMGMADVATVLWSKYLKFDPSAPDWADRDRFVLSAGHGSMLIYALLNLSGYARPTMEDIANFRQLGSRCAGHPENFLLDGIECTTGPLGQGLAMAVGMAMAERHLNAIYGDALVDHRTWVIAGDGCLMEGINHEAIGLAGHLKLGRLNVLWDSNNITIDGDTDLSTCEDIQARYRANGWHVVECSGHDFGEIDTALAAARDDTDRPTLVVCNTVIGKGAPNKQGTSGVHGSPLGADEIAAAREQLGWEYEPFVVPDAILADWKATGEHGKAARSQWQDRAKQYDTTGEFADRMAGKLPDGDLLAGAMEEWLSGDQKVATRKASEMVLGKLTASVPAMIGGSADLTGSNNTKTPSTGPFTADNYDGRYVYYGIREFGMAAAMNGMALHGGVIPYGGTFLIFSDYCRNAIRLAALQQTRSIFVLTHDSIGLGEDGPTHQPVEQVMSLRLIPNLNVFRPADLIETAECWLLALEHAGTPSALCLTRQNLPQVRKADLGQNMSAKGAYRLKAAQGPRKVVIVASGSEVEVALATAARLEEQGVGADVVSMPCMDLLEAQDANYKADLFPAGLLKVSIEAGSTLGWERYVGNDGITIGLDRFGASAPAEQLFEKFGFTADAIVPKIMNKLNG; translated from the coding sequence ATGAGCCTCGATCCCGCCCGCCTCGCACCGATGGCGAATGCCGTCCGTGCCCTTTCGATGGATGCGGTACAGGCAGCCAATTCGGGCCACCCCGGAATGCCGATGGGCATGGCCGACGTGGCCACCGTGCTGTGGTCGAAATATCTCAAATTCGATCCGTCCGCGCCCGACTGGGCAGACCGCGACCGCTTCGTCCTGTCGGCCGGCCATGGATCGATGCTGATCTACGCACTGCTCAACCTGTCAGGCTATGCCAGGCCGACGATGGAAGACATCGCCAATTTCCGCCAGCTGGGCAGCCGTTGTGCCGGTCACCCGGAGAATTTCCTGCTCGACGGCATCGAATGCACAACCGGCCCGCTGGGGCAGGGTCTCGCGATGGCGGTCGGGATGGCGATGGCGGAACGTCATCTCAACGCGATCTACGGCGACGCGCTGGTCGACCACCGTACCTGGGTGATCGCGGGCGACGGATGCCTGATGGAGGGCATCAACCACGAGGCCATCGGGCTCGCCGGGCACCTGAAGCTCGGCCGGCTCAACGTGCTGTGGGACAGCAATAACATCACGATCGACGGCGACACCGACCTGTCGACCTGCGAGGACATTCAGGCCCGCTATCGTGCGAATGGCTGGCATGTCGTCGAATGCAGCGGGCACGACTTCGGCGAAATCGACACCGCCCTGGCCGCCGCTCGGGACGACACCGACCGTCCCACGCTGGTCGTCTGCAACACCGTCATCGGCAAGGGCGCTCCCAACAAGCAGGGGACCAGCGGCGTGCACGGCTCACCTCTTGGCGCAGACGAGATTGCCGCCGCGCGCGAGCAGCTGGGTTGGGAATACGAGCCCTTCGTCGTTCCGGACGCGATCCTCGCCGACTGGAAGGCGACCGGCGAACACGGCAAGGCCGCCCGTTCGCAGTGGCAGGATCGCGCAAAGCAATACGATACCACCGGCGAATTCGCCGACCGCATGGCCGGCAAGCTGCCGGATGGCGACCTGCTTGCCGGCGCGATGGAGGAATGGCTTTCGGGCGATCAGAAGGTCGCGACGCGCAAGGCATCGGAGATGGTGCTCGGCAAGCTGACCGCCAGCGTGCCGGCGATGATCGGCGGTTCTGCGGATCTCACCGGCTCGAACAACACGAAGACGCCCTCAACCGGGCCTTTCACGGCAGACAATTACGACGGGCGCTACGTATATTACGGCATCCGCGAATTCGGCATGGCCGCGGCGATGAACGGCATGGCGCTGCACGGCGGCGTGATCCCCTATGGCGGCACCTTCCTGATCTTCAGCGACTATTGCCGCAACGCGATCCGGCTCGCGGCGCTCCAGCAGACGCGCTCGATCTTCGTGCTGACGCATGACAGCATCGGGTTGGGCGAAGACGGGCCGACCCACCAGCCGGTGGAACAGGTGATGAGCCTGCGCCTGATCCCCAATCTCAACGTATTCCGGCCGGCGGACCTGATCGAAACGGCGGAATGTTGGTTGCTGGCGCTCGAACACGCCGGAACGCCCTCGGCACTGTGCCTCACCCGGCAGAACCTTCCGCAGGTTCGCAAGGCCGATCTCGGCCAGAACATGTCCGCCAAGGGGGCCTACCGCCTGAAAGCGGCGCAAGGACCCCGCAAAGTCGTGATCGTGGCAAGCGGTTCCGAAGTGGAAGTAGCACTGGCTACTGCCGCGAGGCTGGAAGAGCAGGGCGTGGGGGCAGATGTCGTCTCGATGCCGTGCATGGATCTTCTTGAGGCGCAGGACGCAAACTACAAGGCGGACCTCTTCCCGGCTGGTCTGCTCAAGGTTTCGATCGAGGCGGGCAGCACGCTCGGCTGGGAACGCTATGTCGGCAACGACGGCATCACCATCGGCCTCGACCGGTTCGGCGCATCGGCACCGGCAGAACAACTGTTCGAGAAGTTCGGCTTCACCGCCGATGCCATCGTGCCCAAGATCATGAACAAATTGAACGGATAA
- a CDS encoding MBL fold metallo-hydrolase, whose product MKRLLGHALIVLLTVAALAWVNQRAIGQRLFDRAVDQRVQRDLVAELPDGLHAFVCGSGAPLADAERAGPCIAVLAGKHGFVFDSGSGSIRKLGAMQFPFDRLDAAFLTHLHSDHIDGLGELMLQAWIAGGRNTPLPIYGPPRTDEAVAGFTSAYAPDRGFRIAHHGPQVAKPGGFGADAKVIDIDALEAAGWDGMVFSENGVVIKALRVDHSPVDFAFAYRIEYGGRAVVISGDTSAVPDLAVFAKNADVIFHDALNPQMVGRMGAALKRHDQPRLAKIMTDIPDYHATPLEAARIAERAGASTLVLYHMVPGPPVALMNEAFLGSAREAFSGDLELAKDGMIVSLPAGKSTITFDQLL is encoded by the coding sequence GTGAAGCGCCTGCTCGGGCATGCGCTAATCGTTCTGCTCACCGTGGCGGCGCTCGCGTGGGTCAACCAGCGCGCGATCGGACAACGCCTGTTCGACCGGGCGGTGGATCAGCGTGTCCAGCGGGATCTAGTCGCCGAATTGCCGGACGGCCTGCACGCCTTCGTCTGCGGCAGCGGCGCCCCTCTGGCCGATGCAGAGCGAGCCGGACCGTGCATCGCCGTACTCGCAGGTAAGCACGGATTCGTCTTCGATTCAGGCTCCGGCTCTATCCGCAAGCTCGGCGCGATGCAGTTTCCGTTCGACCGGCTCGATGCGGCTTTCCTGACGCATCTGCATTCCGATCACATAGATGGTCTCGGCGAACTCATGCTGCAGGCCTGGATTGCCGGCGGCCGCAACACGCCGTTGCCGATTTACGGCCCCCCGCGGACCGACGAGGCAGTGGCAGGCTTCACCAGCGCCTACGCTCCCGATCGCGGCTTCAGGATCGCGCATCACGGCCCGCAAGTTGCCAAGCCCGGCGGCTTTGGCGCAGATGCGAAGGTCATCGACATCGATGCGCTCGAAGCGGCCGGCTGGGACGGTATGGTTTTCTCCGAGAACGGGGTGGTGATCAAAGCGCTGCGGGTCGATCACAGCCCGGTCGATTTCGCCTTCGCCTATCGCATCGAGTACGGCGGGCGCGCGGTGGTGATCAGCGGAGACACCTCTGCCGTTCCCGATCTGGCTGTATTTGCCAAGAATGCGGACGTCATCTTCCACGACGCGCTCAATCCTCAGATGGTGGGCCGGATGGGCGCCGCGCTGAAGCGGCACGACCAGCCGCGGCTGGCGAAGATCATGACCGACATTCCCGATTACCACGCAACGCCACTCGAGGCAGCGCGAATTGCCGAGCGGGCCGGCGCATCGACGCTGGTGCTGTACCACATGGTTCCCGGACCGCCCGTAGCGCTCATGAACGAGGCCTTCCTCGGCAGCGCGCGCGAAGCTTTTTCCGGCGACCTCGAACTGGCGAAGGACGGCATGATCGTCAGCCTGCCCGCAGGCAAATCCACGATCACATTCGATCAGCTTCTCTAG
- a CDS encoding cell division protein ZapA, whose product MSQVTLNIGGRNYTVSCGDGEEAHVRDLGRLIDDKVKAVTGGRPTPEAQSLLFAALMLADQVHETSSPENDSEEMADALERVANSLERCAQGLESGRPAS is encoded by the coding sequence ATGAGCCAGGTCACGCTCAACATCGGTGGCCGCAATTACACCGTTTCCTGCGGCGATGGCGAGGAAGCGCATGTGCGCGACCTCGGCCGTTTGATCGACGACAAGGTCAAGGCCGTCACCGGCGGCCGCCCGACTCCGGAAGCGCAATCCCTGCTGTTCGCCGCCCTGATGCTTGCCGACCAGGTGCACGAGACCTCCAGCCCCGAAAACGACTCCGAAGAAATGGCCGATGCGCTCGAACGCGTTGCCAATTCGCTCGAACGATGCGCGCAGGGTCTTGAGAGCGGGCGTCCGGCTTCCTAA
- a CDS encoding thiamine pyrophosphate-dependent enzyme, with translation MADKAATTPGSNRPSLELHVPEPKFRPGDAVDFGHIAIPSAEGQKRPDEASEPRDLSEYPYGLVRVLGDDDRAHGEWDPKLDPETLRTMLRNMALVRAFDERMFRGQRQGKTSFYMKCTGEEATSVAAAMALASDDMVFPSYRQQGILITRGYDLVEMINQIYSNKGDKLLGRQLPIMYSSREHSFFSISGNLATQTPQAVGWAMASAIKRDSRIAATWVGEGSTAEGDFHSACTFATVYNAPVILNVINNQWAISSFSGFAGAERTTFAARALGYGLAGLRVDGNDALAVYAAQAWAANRARANGGPTLIEYFTYRAEGHSTSDDPSGYRSATEREEWPLGDPINRLKKHLIAIGEWDEERQAEMDREAAERVKAATKEAEKNGILGHGMHHPFRTMFQDVYEELPWHLKEQAEQARHEREVKWPEGKPE, from the coding sequence ATGGCCGACAAGGCCGCAACCACACCGGGTAGCAACCGCCCCTCGCTCGAACTGCACGTTCCCGAACCGAAGTTCCGCCCCGGGGATGCCGTCGATTTCGGCCATATCGCCATCCCTTCGGCAGAGGGGCAGAAGCGGCCCGATGAAGCCAGCGAACCGAGGGATCTGTCGGAGTATCCCTACGGCCTCGTCCGAGTGCTGGGCGACGACGATCGGGCGCACGGCGAATGGGATCCCAAGCTCGATCCCGAAACGCTGCGCACGATGCTGCGCAACATGGCGCTGGTGCGCGCTTTCGACGAGCGGATGTTCCGCGGGCAGCGGCAGGGCAAGACCAGCTTCTACATGAAGTGCACCGGCGAGGAGGCGACCAGCGTCGCCGCCGCCATGGCGCTCGCCAGCGACGACATGGTGTTCCCCAGCTACCGCCAGCAGGGCATTCTGATCACGCGCGGCTACGATCTGGTCGAGATGATCAACCAGATCTATTCGAACAAGGGCGACAAGCTGCTCGGTCGGCAGTTGCCGATCATGTATTCGAGCCGGGAACACAGCTTCTTCAGCATTTCCGGCAATCTCGCGACGCAGACACCGCAAGCGGTCGGCTGGGCTATGGCGAGCGCGATCAAGCGCGATAGCCGCATCGCCGCGACCTGGGTGGGCGAGGGCAGCACCGCGGAAGGCGACTTTCATTCCGCCTGCACCTTCGCGACCGTGTACAACGCGCCGGTCATTCTCAACGTCATCAACAACCAGTGGGCCATCTCGAGCTTCTCTGGATTCGCCGGGGCCGAGCGGACGACCTTCGCGGCGCGCGCACTGGGCTACGGTCTTGCCGGGCTGCGGGTCGACGGGAACGACGCGCTGGCGGTCTACGCGGCGCAGGCCTGGGCAGCGAACCGGGCGCGGGCGAACGGCGGCCCGACGCTGATCGAATACTTCACCTATCGCGCGGAAGGGCATTCGACATCGGACGATCCGAGCGGATATCGCAGCGCGACCGAACGCGAGGAATGGCCGCTGGGCGACCCGATCAACCGCCTGAAAAAGCATCTGATCGCGATTGGCGAGTGGGACGAGGAGCGTCAGGCGGAGATGGACCGCGAGGCCGCCGAGCGAGTGAAGGCCGCGACCAAGGAAGCCGAGAAGAACGGCATCCTCGGCCACGGGATGCACCATCCGTTCCGCACCATGTTCCAGGATGTCTACGAGGAATTGCCCTGGCACCTCAAGGAACAGGCCGAACAGGCGCGTCACGAGCGCGAGGTCAAGTGGCCGGAGGGCAAGCCGGAATGA